A region from the Vicia villosa cultivar HV-30 ecotype Madison, WI linkage group LG3, Vvil1.0, whole genome shotgun sequence genome encodes:
- the LOC131658166 gene encoding uncharacterized protein LOC131658166, whose protein sequence is MRHLRQLLFEKSNIYMKSQVSFKMQTHSVTRFRDWRISGNLNSVRNQGEGESCFAFASCAAVEFLYHRHPNFEQRVLLSPQDLWNNLVDVNLLMGADDDDEGGCSIPLALTWIRDHGCVLEEDSPYLGVLQHPLPLNERLVKMRIETVVPVLSKNMEYNVFHYGPVIVSIDWIPEMELISGDEIYQGPRHASAFDPTLVTRHAVLVIGFGARRVENELVRFWLIQNSHGPEWGHNGCAKFTRAKIHNRYLINDGWRPAGVTNLDANGIEYEV, encoded by the exons ATGCGCCATTTGCGACAGTTGCTATTTGAGAAATCTAATATTTATATGAAATCTCAGGTTAGTTTCAAAATGCAGACGCATTCCGTAACAAGATTTCGAGATTGGCGAATAAGCGGCAATTTAAATTCAGTTAGAAATCAAGGAGAAGGAG AATCCTGTTTTGCTTTTGCATCATGTGCGGCGGTCGAATTTCTGTATCACCGCCACCCAAATTTTGAACAAAGGGTGTTGCTATCACCTCAAGATCTATGGAACAATTTAGTTGATGTGAACCTTCTAATGGgggctgatgatgatgatgagggtgGCTGTAGCATTCCCTTGGCATTAACATGGATAAGAGATCATGGCTGTGTATTGGAAGAAGACTCTCCATACTTGGGAGTACTTCAACATCCTCTGCCTTTAAACGAGCGTCTG GTTAAAATGAGAATAGAAACTGTTGTTCCGGTACTAAGTAAGAATATGGAATATAATGTATTTCATTATGGACCTGTGATTGTGAGCATAGATTGGATTCCTGAAATGGAACTCATATCCGGG GATGAGATATATCAGGGACCTCGTCATGCCTCTGCATTTGATCCAACACTAGTAACACGCCATGCTGTGCTTGTAATAGGTTTTGGAGCTAGAAGAGTTGAAAATGAGCTTGTCCGGTTCTGGTTAATCCAGAATTCTCACGGACCTGAATGGGGGCATAATGGATGCGCCAAGTTTACTCGAGCTAAAATCCACAACCGTTATCTTATCAACGACGGTTGGAGACCTGCAGGCGTAACAAATCTTGATGCAAATGGAATTGAATATGAAGTGTGA
- the LOC131655883 gene encoding uncharacterized protein LOC131655883: protein MSMEFETRVTIPHSESFEEREKGLESEEESEEELSDWELKRPEDLVPSDFSMYDDDPKPFHIYTRSFVYKNEAQVEKEKQIKIAMADYRERSRNLSRFDAIAPPKIAELCGSIIPLPIDDDLRLVLTPLCNVALEKYNDDNQDANFVLTDIVKTTWSPGGMYYITFQAQDPSNTHATTFQAQVHQMCRGPPKVISCAIKT from the exons ATGTCTATGGAATTCGAAACCCGCGTCACCATACCCCATTCGGAAAGCTTTGAAGAAAGAGAGAAGGGGCTGGAATCGGAAGAGGAATCGGAAGAGGAACTGTCTGATTGGGAGTTGAAACGGCCTGAAGATCTTGTTCCGAGTGACTTCTCCATGTATGACGATGACCCTAAACCTTTTCATATTTATACTAGATCCTTTGTGTATAAGAATGAGGCTCAGGTGGAAAAAGAGAAGCAAATTAAAATCGCCATGGCTGACTATAGAGAGCGCTCCCGAAACCTAAGC CGCTTTGACGCCATCGCACCTCCAAAAATTGCCGAATTATGTGGCTCCATAATTCCCCTTCCCATAGACGATGATCTTCGCCTTGTTCTCACTCCTCTATGCAATGTTGCCTTAGAAAAATACAATGACGACAATCAG GATGCAAATTTTGTATTGACGGATATTGTAAAGACAACCTGGAGTCCTGGTGGGATGTATTACATTACCTTTCAAGCACAAGATCCTTCCAACACCCATGCTACAACTTTTCAAGCCCAAGTACACCAAATGTGCCGTGGACCACCCAAGGTCATATCATGTGCCATTAAAACCTAA